The Zingiber officinale cultivar Zhangliang chromosome 2A, Zo_v1.1, whole genome shotgun sequence genomic sequence TAACTGATAAGTATAGTTCCATAAAGATTTAACTGTGGCCCTTGATAAGGTTGACTAGTTTCAATATGTTACTGCCACTGTTAGTAGAATCAGTTACTATTATGTTATACATTTTAGTCAGCATGGTAGTATAAGATGGAGGAGTATAAATGTCTAAAACTACTCTGTGCGGCATTTTGTTCATCATTTGTATATTTTGCCTTTGAATCTTGATGCTTCTCGAATTGTGTCTATATTACTGTAAGATACATCCCAGGGGTTACTTGTTCTACGCGTTTCACCGtatcactctttttttttttttttgtttttttgcaaAACTATTAAAAGTTGGTCTAGATCCTCATGTATTATGAGCTAAATTGTTTTCATTGTGTctaatgatttatttttattgtaaCTTCTCAAGAAGCTGCTGTCTTGTATCTTCTTTTTGTTGCTATCTGATTTAATTGAATAGCGAGCATATGCAGTTTCAAAATGGGAAGCTATGTCGGTGAAAGTTGATTTtgtttttcatgatttttttgtgCATGTTTCAGTATGCTGGTTACTTGATTTTGTTATGAATTTCATCTGAAGTGGATTGGACAACAATGGCACTGTTGCAGGACGAGGATGGTAGTCGGAGTTGGATCCAAACATATTGCTGGTAGCTTTCTAGAAATTATGGAAGAGAATGGTTGGAGGGGGCTTTGGGCAGGAAACACTGTTAACATGCTTCGCATAATACCTACGCAAGCAATTGAGCTTGGTACATTTGAATGTGTAAAACGTTCTGTGACATCTGTACAAGAGAAATGGAAGGAGGATGGAAGCCCAAAGTTAGAGATTGGTCCAATGAATCTAGATTTGTCCTTTCTGTGTATGTCTCCAATTGCTGTTGGTGGAGCTGCTGCTGGTATTGTGAGCACAATCATCTGTCATCCTCTTGAGGTTCTAAAGGTATATTAGATCATGATGCAAAAACCAATGCTGATCCATCATTTGCtgttttaaaaatattagaaaagttTTCCTGTGTCAGAAGCCCAGTTAAGCCATTGACGACGACTTCTTTTCCTACTCTTATGTTATTCACTTAGATTTGCAGTTCTTTAAGAACTCCATGTTGGATTATTACCATGCCCAGATGTCTTTGTGTTTTTGTACACACTAAAGAGTGAATGTTTTCATTTAATTATACACAATTTTGTAGATATAACTTTTTATGGCTCTGAAAATTTGTATGGATTGATGGCTTTTTTGATGTTGAGAAAGTGATTCCAACCCTGCTATTAAACCTACTTATATACTGATTATCTTCCTTGTGATGATGATAACTTGCTGTGCCTGATAGCTGAGTTTCAGATAGACGAGAAATCCGCTTGTTTGGGTTTACATTAATTGCAGAATTATAGTTTCTGAATCAATGTCTAGGTTACGAATTATATTGTTCAATCAGTTTGTTTCTTCAACAAGATATGGCTTTATACTTACCTTGTGCAAAAAAGGACAAGATATGGCTCTAAGGAAAGTTGTCAGCTGCTGTGTTTCTGTTCTCAATCCCTAATACTTATCGTGCACGATTCCtttctcataaaaaaaaaaagacttctTTTGATGGTTTTACAGCGTTCTGTTTCAGTTAATGCTTTTAATCTGTTGCTTTGATGTACTCTTTTTAACATGGATACATTTGCTTATCTTACTTTCTGTCCAACAATTACAGGATCGTTTGACTGTGAATCGAGAAGTTTACCCCAGCATCACTCTCGCTCTTACTAAGATATATAAGAATGATGGGATTGGCGGTCTGTATGCTGGTTTATCGCCAACATTAATCGGCATGCTTCCATACAGTACATGCTACTACTTCATGTATGATACCATGAAAACTCATTACTGCAAAGCCAAGCAGAAGAAGTCATTGAACCGTGCAGAGCTGCTGATGGTAGGCGCTCTTTCTGGTATGTATTCAAGTGCAGCCACATAAGTAACTTAATGAGATTATAGCCGCATCTATTAGTTTGCATTGCTCGAATCATTTAGCTGACCGCAACCAATTTTTATTGTCAGGTTTTGTGGCAAGCACAATCAGCTTTCCACTAGAAGTTGCAAGAAAGCGGCTAATGGTCGGATCCCTGAGAGGAAAATGCCCACCTCACATGGCGGCTGCATTGTCTGAGGTTGTTCACGAGGAGGGCTTGCTGGGCTTGTACAGAGGTTGGGGCGCCAGCTGCTTGAAGGTGATGCCTGCATCAGGGATCACTTGGATGTTCTATGAAGCATGGAAGGAAATTCTGCTGGCCGACCGACCTCACATTTAAATTTGCAAAAAAGATTCTTGCCATCGATCGCTGCTTATTGCAATTCCATCGTGGCTACTCTGTGGAGGGTGATGCCTTTTTTTTTCTCACAATTTCACCTGCTGCAGATTGAGAAACAAAagagtactgataacatcatattGTAAGAGGCTGTTGAAAATTTTTGACTCTGGAATTCGATCTGTAGACTTTGCTTCTATTGTATCGATTGCTTGTTGAATGAAAAAAGTAGTTATTTCCTTCTCATTCATGTTCAAGCATTTGCCACTTCCATTGTGATGTGTGTTGGATGAACACCGAGCCAAAGATTCGTCACCTCCTTGGGGTCTTGCCCCATCAATGCTCGTGTACAAGAGCTCCCTCTAGGGGAGACTCCCTTACCGAACTGGTTCTCTTCGACCTTAACCTTAGACAATTCTTTACAATTGCAGTCACCGTACAATGTTGTGCAAAACTAGCCCTTTAGAGATGGTTAAACTCAAGTGTAACACCTGGCCAATAGCCCGACCATGCTGACTTCGTCGTTGTCCCCTCTAGTGCCCAACCTCTTTCCACTCGACCAGCCGACTCCTGGCTCTCCGTTCGTGTAGTGGATTATGCAGCGTGTATGGCAATTTGCGTGGCTAGCGTGTCAGGCCACGTGAATATTACCATCAATCGGCTATATAAGGCTCAACGATGGTATTCTTGTTTGAGATCGCTCTCGGGTGAGTCAGCGAAAAGTAACTATCATCAAGAAGGTTATAGATGACACGATGACAAAAGGGGTCATAAAGTTGTTACAAACACTTAACAAGAGATTAGAATGAGTGTCAAGGTTGGACTCGACATGACTACTATGACGTTCAAATTAGCATGGAAGGTTAGAGGTAGATGCAAAACAATGGAGCAGTAGTAGAGTTTCAATGTATGTGCACGCGTACTTGTCCTTGCGGGTGTGAGCAGCTCTTT encodes the following:
- the LOC122042102 gene encoding probable mitochondrial adenine nucleotide transporter BTL1 — protein: MNLEAESRKKREVVVLGLADACGDVMPVPKEVGVDKVAPAAVELGFQGPDIGVAFKNFFRRREVGEFVSGALAGAMTKAVLAPLETIRTRMVVGVGSKHIAGSFLEIMEENGWRGLWAGNTVNMLRIIPTQAIELGTFECVKRSVTSVQEKWKEDGSPKLEIGPMNLDLSFLCMSPIAVGGAAAGIVSTIICHPLEVLKDRLTVNREVYPSITLALTKIYKNDGIGGLYAGLSPTLIGMLPYSTCYYFMYDTMKTHYCKAKQKKSLNRAELLMVGALSGFVASTISFPLEVARKRLMVGSLRGKCPPHMAAALSEVVHEEGLLGLYRGWGASCLKVMPASGITWMFYEAWKEILLADRPHI